ATGGCTTTGCTGTTTTTGGCCGTACGATTTAACAGGTAATAAACAACATAAATGGTTACTGGTATAAGCAGTATAATAAATAGTTTTCCTAACATATTAGTTGATCTGTATCCATTTGGGATCCCGAGCCTGCAAATTACGCAAAAAGCCTTTAAAATGTGAGGTTCCGAATAAGATTAAAATCTTTTGCTGTGGGGCGTCAGCAACTAATGATGCCAGGTTTTCTTCCCTTTTTTTCATGACAAACTCTTTATCAAATTTGTTCTTTAAGGCTGCTTTGATCGGTTTACAGGAATAAGGTTCTTGGAGCGGTGTTTTGTAATCACAATCATCCAGTTTGATCGTACCATACAGGTATTCAAACTCGTCAAGCAATTTATTTTTGGGAATATCCGCATTCACCGCCGTTTCATAATTCACCAGGAAAAAGGAATAATCGGGCTGACTGATGATTCGTTGCCCCAGTTTACGGTACATGGGCGCCCGAAGAACCCGGGAGGTATCGCCCGGTATTTCAATACATTGCTGCAGCCCGAGCCGATTGCCTGTAAGTTTTCTAAATTTGCGGTCATACAGATCACGTTGTGCCGCACTATCCACCTGATAGGCGATACTTTCATAAAAAACAACATAGCCCGAACGTTGGAGGGAATCTACAGCGCGCTGAATTTGATCATAGTACACCCGCGTACCCAGATGCCGCATTGGAATATAAACGACTGATCGATCGCCATGGCGAAGCTCGAATTTTCGTGAGGCATCACGCAAGACACCTGTACCTTGAACCATCAATGACGTTTGGCAGCCCAAAAGAACAAACAACACAAAACAAAGGGAGATAATCTGTCTCAATCGCATACTATTCATTATAATATCTATTCTTTGCTAGCAAAGACAATACCATCTGACGTTAATTTGCCTGTATAAGGCAAAATTTGACTTCAGGTAATTACTTTTCAAGATACTTTTATATGAATAACATGAAATGATAACAATATATTATCTCCCTTGTTCTATAAATTTTATAAGCTTGTCAATCCTATTGTTGTTCCATTTGGAATTACAGCATTTTTTTTGATAACAACAATGCCGTCACAAATGGTATAGGTGGGGTGATTGGCGTTCAGCAAATGAGGTCCACCATTGATCCGGACATCGTTGCCGATACGACAATTTTTATCCAAAATAGCATTCTCAATATAACACCGTTCTCCAACACCGACCACAGGTATATTTTTACGCTTTGCTTCCTCCATATCGACGAGATCCTCGTAATAATCTGATCCCATCATATAAGTACCGCGCACAACAGATCCTGTACCAATCCGTGAACGAACGCCCACGACGGAACGGTCTATTTTATCAGCTTGGATAATACAGCCATCCGAAATGACCGAATTGATTAATGTTGTACCCGAAATCTTAGAAGGCGGCAACATCCTTGGACGGGTGAAAACCGTATTTTTATCAAACAGATTGAAGGCCGGAATATTATCGGTCAAACCAATGTTGGCTTCATAGAAAGACCCTATGGTACCGATGTCTGTCCAATAGCCCTCAAATTGATAGCTAAGCACCCGACTTGTATCAATGGCATCGGGAATAATTTCTTTACCAAAATCCATTCCGCGATTCTCTTCAAGCATACGTTTCAGGACGCCTTTTGAAAAAACATAAATACCCATAGAGGCCAGGAATTCTCTGCCCTCACCCTTTAAATGATCGCTCACTTCTGAACTCCAGTCTACCAGCTGCTCGCTATTCGGTTTCTCGATAAAAGAGGTGATATGATTCTTTTCATCCGATTTCAGTATACCAAAACCGGTGGCATCTTTGGCGTTTACTGGTATAGTCGCAATGGTCAGGTCGCCTTCGTTTTCGACGTGGAAGTCAACCAGTGCATCAAAATCCATTTGATATAGCTGATCCCCTGATAAAATCAGTACATAGTCATAATCAATACTCGCCAGCTTCCGAAACGATCGTCGCACGGCATCGGCCGTACCCTCGAACCATTTGTCGCCATCGTTGGTCTGTTCAGCAGCCAGAATATCGACAAAGCCCTTGCTAAAAATACTAAAGTTGTAGGTATTCTTAATGTGGGAGTTGAGCGACGAAGAATTGAATTGTGTCAACACAAAAAT
The DNA window shown above is from Sphingobacterium thalpophilum and carries:
- a CDS encoding glucose-1-phosphate adenylyltransferase, whose translation is MSRHNVVAIVLGGGRGSRLYPLTDQRSKPAVPIAGKYRLVDIPISNCLNSGFNKIFVLTQFNSSSLNSHIKNTYNFSIFSKGFVDILAAEQTNDGDKWFEGTADAVRRSFRKLASIDYDYVLILSGDQLYQMDFDALVDFHVENEGDLTIATIPVNAKDATGFGILKSDEKNHITSFIEKPNSEQLVDWSSEVSDHLKGEGREFLASMGIYVFSKGVLKRMLEENRGMDFGKEIIPDAIDTSRVLSYQFEGYWTDIGTIGSFYEANIGLTDNIPAFNLFDKNTVFTRPRMLPPSKISGTTLINSVISDGCIIQADKIDRSVVGVRSRIGTGSVVRGTYMMGSDYYEDLVDMEEAKRKNIPVVGVGERCYIENAILDKNCRIGNDVRINGGPHLLNANHPTYTICDGIVVIKKNAVIPNGTTIGLTSL